In bacterium, the DNA window ATTGATTTCATATGTATGCGTATCTGGTTCCTGCGGCCGGTAACAGGTTCAGCTTCTATAACCGAGAAATGCCTGTACGTGTTTAAAACGGTGTATTTTGTGACAGCTTTTCTGCCGTCTATAAAAGAACTGACGGCGCCTGTTATTTTGCCCGGTCTGCCCTGGATAAACGCGAGGTATCTTTTCTTGACTGTGCGCTGTTTGAAAAGGGCGAACATTTTATCTCTTGCTTCAGTGCCTTTTGCAAAGATAATTAATCCGGATGTTTCTTTATCAAGCCTGTGACAGGGGAAGAGATGTTTCTCATTCAGCTGTCCCGGAAGAATAACAGATAAAGAGGCGGCTTCTTTTTTTCCGGGGGCGGGAACCGAAAGTATCCCGGCGGGTTTTGAAACGACAATGAAGTAAGAGTCTAAAAATATTATAGGTATGGTTTTCATTAAAACCTAATATTTTACCGTGCCCCTGCAATAGGGATATTCCGAACATCCCCAGAATCTTCCGAATTCACCTTCTCTCAGCACCATTTTTGACCCGCATCTCGGACAGCTCGGGATATTATTTACAATAGGGCTGAAATCAATTTCTTTATGAGACAGGTTTTCGTATCCCTGCCGGAATACCATAGAGGCTTTTTTTGAGGCTCCAGAAGCGGGAAATTCCTCAATGACTCTCTGCAGGAACATGCTGCCTTTTTCGGAGTATTGTATAGCTTTCCTGGATTCCCCGTTTTTTATGAGTTTTTTTGCCTGTCCCAGGTAGAAATTTCCGGCTTCATAAAGGATTTCGGGATTATCCGGGTTTTCTTCGATTTTTCTGACAATACTTTCCTCGATAGAATCCACCTGCCGCTCGGCGGTCTTGACAACTAGGAGTTCGGCAATCTTCAAGTCTTTTCTTCCGAGGATGATGTCTTTGCCTTTTTTATTAAGCAGTATAACAGGGTGTTCGGCCCCGCTTACCCTGAGAAACCCGTCCATGACAAGTTTATTTATAATTTCCATAACGGATTCAAGCTGTTCCTGGACCGAGTTGTAGCTGTTCAGTTTGTCGTATCCGTTTTGTTTGATTACAATCGCCTTGGAACCGGTCAATATCTGCGCCACGCGTATTTTTATGAGAGGTTCTTCGATTTCATCAACGCACTTTAATATATTTTTTGCCGCCGCGGCTTCTTTTGAAGTATATGCCGTTTCCTCGATTTTCGGTTCTTCCTTGAGGATTTCACGGCCTATGCATACATCGCATCCCGGGCATGTGTCATGAGCGTATTTTTCCCCGAAATATTCTAAAAGCATTTTTCTGCGACACTCGTTTAATGTGGCATATTGAACTATCTGGTAGAGCTTTTTGATTTCCCTGTCTCTCATTTCATTGAGTTTTTCCCAGTCTATATTCAGTTTTTCAAAAGGAGTGACGCGGTCTTTTATCAGTATGGTCTTCCCTCTGAACGGAGGAATATATTCTATTATGTTCTGTTTGCCCATGTTGTTGAGCCCGCGGATGATCTGGTCCGGAGTAAGGTCAAGGGATTGGATTAATTTTGACATCGGGAAAGAGAATCTCAGTTCATCTTCAGGGTCTTTTTGCGAGTTTTTTATGATTGCGGAAGTGATGAATTTCTGGATTTTACTTTTCCGTTCCTCCGTGATTATTTCGGGTTTCATGCTGAATTTGACGGATGCGATGTTATCCGAACGCGACAATATGTCAACGGCTCCGGCTTTTTTTAATATGCGCAAAGCGCTTGAAATTCCCTGTTCGCTCATTTCCACATGGAGTTGTTTTCTGATTTCTTCCCTTGTTTTTGATATAAGGTTTTCTTCCTGGTCAATAAGGAAATTGTGCACCGCGAATATCTGTTCTTTTGAGGGATAACTCTGGTCAATGAAGTATTCCTGCAGTTTTATGTCCGAAGGCGAGTAGAGAAGTATGCACCATGATTTTTTGCCGTCCCGCCCGGCTCTTCCTGCTTCCTGATAATAACTTTCTATGTTTCCGGGTATATCATAATGTATGAGGTATCTTATATCGTCTTTGTCTATTCCCATTCCGAACGCGTTTGTGGCCACAAGCACGGGAGTCTTTCCGTTCATAAAATTGTTCTGGACCTCTTCACGCTCTTTGTCATCCATCCCCGCATGGTAAGCCATGGCTTTTACGCTTATTGATTTCAGAAATTCAGAAGTTGATTCAGCTTTTTTTCTCGTTCCCACATATACTATCGCAGAACCGTGGTTGCGTTTTAAGGCGTCTTTAAGGACCGCATGTTTGTCTTTTTTTGTAGGGGTGTGTATAACGCTGAAGATCAGGTTTTCCCTGTCAAAACCTGTGACTATTACCTCGGTTTTGCCGATATCAAGCTGTTTTATTATGTCCTGCTGGACTTCCGGTGTTGCTGTCGCCGTCAGCGCTATGACGGCGGGATTATCCATAAGTTTTATGAAATGCCGGAGCCTTAAATAGTCAGGCCTGAAATCATGGCCCCAAGTGGATATACAATGGGCCTCATCTATGGCGAGCAATTCCACCTTTATTGTTTTAAGAAGGTCTACGAATTTTTTACTTCTGAACCTTTCGGGCGCTATGTAAAGAAGCTTATACATGCCTTTTCGGGCTTTATTTATGCGGTTTTCCTGTTCTTTTGCGGATATCGAACTGTTGATAAAAGTCGCTTCTATAAAAAGTTCATTCAGGTCATCTATCTGGTCCTTCATAAGTGATATGAGCGGAGAAATGACTATTGTGATTCCCTTGAAAATGAGCGCCGGCAGCTG includes these proteins:
- a CDS encoding RNA pseudouridine synthase codes for the protein MKTIPIIFLDSYFIVVSKPAGILSVPAPGKKEAASLSVILPGQLNEKHLFPCHRLDKETSGLIIFAKGTEARDKMFALFKQRTVKKRYLAFIQGRPGKITGAVSSFIDGRKAVTKYTVLNTYRHFSVIEAEPVTGRRNQIRIHMKSIGHPIVGERKFSFGKDYELKFRRCALHAYKIEFIHPYTGKLICLRNALPDDMKAFLEKNNALLRLR
- a CDS encoding RecQ family ATP-dependent DNA helicase, coding for MINLVFIIYIYENIMENKDQLQQVLIDKGITPDSLSYLSRYFGFETFKAGQKAVIEKVIEKKNILAVMPTGGGKSLCYQLPALIFKGITIVISPLISLMKDQIDDLNELFIEATFINSSISAKEQENRINKARKGMYKLLYIAPERFRSKKFVDLLKTIKVELLAIDEAHCISTWGHDFRPDYLRLRHFIKLMDNPAVIALTATATPEVQQDIIKQLDIGKTEVIVTGFDRENLIFSVIHTPTKKDKHAVLKDALKRNHGSAIVYVGTRKKAESTSEFLKSISVKAMAYHAGMDDKEREEVQNNFMNGKTPVLVATNAFGMGIDKDDIRYLIHYDIPGNIESYYQEAGRAGRDGKKSWCILLYSPSDIKLQEYFIDQSYPSKEQIFAVHNFLIDQEENLISKTREEIRKQLHVEMSEQGISSALRILKKAGAVDILSRSDNIASVKFSMKPEIITEERKSKIQKFITSAIIKNSQKDPEDELRFSFPMSKLIQSLDLTPDQIIRGLNNMGKQNIIEYIPPFRGKTILIKDRVTPFEKLNIDWEKLNEMRDREIKKLYQIVQYATLNECRRKMLLEYFGEKYAHDTCPGCDVCIGREILKEEPKIEETAYTSKEAAAAKNILKCVDEIEEPLIKIRVAQILTGSKAIVIKQNGYDKLNSYNSVQEQLESVMEIINKLVMDGFLRVSGAEHPVILLNKKGKDIILGRKDLKIAELLVVKTAERQVDSIEESIVRKIEENPDNPEILYEAGNFYLGQAKKLIKNGESRKAIQYSEKGSMFLQRVIEEFPASGASKKASMVFRQGYENLSHKEIDFSPIVNNIPSCPRCGSKMVLREGEFGRFWGCSEYPYCRGTVKY